The Molothrus ater isolate BHLD 08-10-18 breed brown headed cowbird chromosome 2, BPBGC_Mater_1.1, whole genome shotgun sequence DNA segment CAACTGAAAGGAATTCCATGACAGATGCTATCCTGGCAAGAAACACGATGTTAGAACGTATAtaacttcagaaaataattttttaaaagcaagcaaaattcATATTTGCATTTAGATGATGTTCTTCAAAGCTAGAGCATGAAAAGTCCTTGAAAAGGAAGCAGCATGTCATTTTCTCACAGTGATGCACAACAAAATTGGATTGGGATCCAGAAATACCAAGCTACTCTCAAGAAGTTTGATGTAGCCACATGCctttaactttttctttcacaagtAGATGAGATACCATTTCTTGCCATTAGAATTTGGTCATGTTTCAGAACTGGCCATTTCCCACTCTCCAGGATACCCAGCCCAAGCATAGCTCTTTGGTAGATTCTCAGAGAATTTCTGTGCATGCAGTTAGCACAGCTGAGACACACCATGAGAACATCTGGTTTCCAGAGTAGCAGCACAGTCTTGAAAGCTTCCCATTCTCAAAAAGTACAAACCATTTTCAGTTTCCCAAGCATTACAAGAGACTAAGTTTCAAAAGTAAACATACACCAGATATTACAGAATTGTTCAGCACTCTAAAAATCCACAAATTTCATTCCCTTCCATTTGCTGAACACATTTAGTACCAACTGTTCAGCAGAAACACATTTAGTGTTGTGATGAGTTTTAATATATGCTATGTCATGTATTTCCCCAACCCTTTCAAGAAGCAAGGGTAAGGTCTGTTGCTCAGGAGACAAAGCTTGCACAGAGCAGATTCTTGCAGCAATAAGGAAATGAGACAATCATGGAGAGGCAACAAGAATTGGAACAGAATGACAAAGAGAATGCTGATGATAGAAATAGACTTTTAATTTTATCAACtgcagttttgatttttaaaaaatggactTCACAGCTGTTTATTCATACAAATTTATGTGGACCATGGCTACTTAATAACCTATCATCATCACCCTGTTTACTTATAATACTTAATGGAGACTAAGACAATGAATTGTGGCACTATCCAAACCCAGAAGTAACAAAGTTGCACAGAGTTTTTTCCTTTAGGGTGTAATTTATGGAAGAGATGAGCAGTTTCTACTCCTCAAAGAAAACATCCACTTTGTAGTATAAAGAATATGCAAGAAACATCCCAATTCAGAATTACCTTCTTAGTATTATTTAAATAAGTGCTTCTTAACTTTCCTTTGCTGCAGAACTGTTTGACGTTAGGGGAAAGGAATACACTTCAGAATAAGATCCCTTTTTCCTGGGTGGCATTTGATAACGCACATTTTTCCAGAATCTTGTGTTTGCTGAACAAGATTTCTCTGAGAAGTCCCCTTTCCATTGAATAGCTCCATGTTTTTGCTTAATGTATCTGATTGATTCTGGCATGCTGGTATAGTCCTGTATTTCACCCATTTCTATAAGAATCACTTGGATCCCATCACGGATGAGAGCATTATACATAGCTAGTTGTTGCTCAGAGGTGTCTTCCAACAGGCAGCACCTGGATGTTTCTGATCCCAAAATAATCATCAGTCTTCTGCTTTGCTTAAGAGTTTCATCAGCAACACTGACCACAGCTGTAAGTGATGAAGGAACAATCAAAGCTTGCACAGAAACTTTACAACTGGTGTAAAATagttctttattttaaaattgcaaacATGTGAAGCTGTGGCTAGCTCAGAGCAGTGATTGCTTTAAGATCTTCACACTGACAGTCATGATTCATGATCCATTGCATGACATAACTtctaaaaaaattgttttcttcatCCCTCAGGAGAATTTATTGTTCAAAAAAACTCAACCGTATTATTAATGCTATCAAGTCCTCATTTGTTCATCACTAAGAAAGTGCAGACCCTCATAACATCAGAACAGAATTTTCTGTTATGaaaaaaagttatgaaaaaaaaaaggaaaaagaaaaaattttcattGGGCAAATTGTCcattaaaactaaataaatacagttttcttttccaaaaaatGCGTGTTTCAATTGCACAGATAAACTTATAACCTGAGAACAATGTTTCAAAAGGCAACCTGTTAACTCTGCTAATTAAAGCATACCTTCTCCTGGTAAATCATCCCTTCCTAATATGAAAAGGTGATATCCACATTGTTTTTCTAAAACATCTGGGAGCATCCTATGAACAAAGGTTTCCAGACAACATATACTTCTTCCTTCACTGCTTTTTGTGTACAGGACATATGCATCGTAGATTTTCCCATctaaaagaaacacaaacatttctattaaaaaattaaaagtcagaaaaatgcctttattGCAAAGTTCCATTTTTGGACTGTTTAGAAATAGTAATGTGGAGCTGATTTCACCTTTCTGACAGAATCACCTCACAGAAGTAAAATGATCTATGAATCAAAATAAAGATGACCAGCCAGAGCATCTGACTTCCTTTCCCATCCTGGGGATGAAAATCACCAAATGAGCTGGGTGCAGGACCTGCAGGAAGGAGCTCCCAATCCTAGAGGTGCCAGGACATTAAGGAAGTACCCTCTCACAGGACTTTCTTCACCACCTCTCCTGAAGGAAACTTAACGAGCAGTTATCTCCACTTCTGACTAACCACAAGAGAAGGTGGGAAAATGGCAATTCTTTCTTGTAATAATCCTGAGAGGGCTTTTCTCAGGTAGAAGAAAAGCCCAGAAGTCTTCTGAAGGTTTGCTTAGCAAGCTGGACTGAAAGAACCAAGCCAAAATCAGATCTAGCTCAACAAGTTAAaaactttgatattttttttcttttaattaaaactctATTATGGTATTATagtaaaactgaatttttaaccaggagttgaaattattttcctgtgaaaacaTTTAGCAGAGCCATGAGTAAACATTAACTACCTTAATGTATGTAATCCCTTCACTTTCAAGCCATGGGGAACTTCAGACAGTCTGATGCTGAGAACTGACATGAAATGTATCTGTGATGTTGTGCTGATTTCAAATTTTTCACACCTGTCCAATATATCTGCCTACAGTGCATTAAACTAAAACACATTAGAAGAATCCCAGAACACACTACTAGCAgcaaattttttctttgatatGTCAACACCATAATTGACAGGATTTAGAAGGAAAGTGAAGGTAACAGACAAattgcaaaatggaaaaaaaaagaccaataAAATTAATATCTGACAAATGAGtctgattttcaaaataaatattttaggcACGTCTTTAAACATCCAGTTTACAGGATGTAGCTCTGCTGACACCTATTGTTCATCATCAGAGTGACCATAAATCTACATGTAAAGAAactacagaaaagcaaaaaacaatATGCTCATTTTGGAAAAACCTACAGTTCTTTTGGCCTATCTCACTATGATTGCCTTCAATATTACAcagtttttattaatttaagaaaaattatatattttaccCATATGACTGAAAAAATCCTGCACAAAATGTCTTTGTGCATATCTGAAAATTCTTTATGGAAGTTCTACGTACATTGTACTAAATAATCCCATTATTTCTCAGAAGTaaaggcaagagaaaaaaatcaataggcTAATTACACTTACATGCCTGGTCACACTCACATACCTTCCTTACTTGTAAGGGCACAGACAGAAGTACGGTACCAAAGTACCAAATCAATCTTGAAAATCTTGTAGATTATTAAGGtaataaatgttaaaattaaCAAAGAGACAAGCCCTCCAGTCAGCCATCGTCGTATGTCAGGAACTGCacaaaaatataagaaatttgttttaaatgctgaatttgTTCAAATCTGATCTTCCATATAAATTCAATACAAATTTGaatattacatttttcattCCCATTCaccttgttttttaaataatgataaATACAATGTTATAGTGATTTCTTCCCTATGCACAGGCACACGCATACTGCAAACTGTAAtacatctgttttctttcaacATGATATGCGAGAATTTGGTATCAAAACACCTTCTGGGGAAGTATAGATAATCACAGGCCTCAAAATAATAGTATTTTTTACCTCTgtgttttaatataatataggaTGCAACTTGCCCAAAGGCATTTGAAGCTTGACAGACAAAAGGCTGTTCATAGTCTTCACTGCTTACTTCTGAAATTATCAGCTTCACAGAATGCATAGGGCGCCCGTCGTAAGAAGTTTCTCCCCTGTCCAGAAGGTGACAAATAGAACCATAAAACCACAGCCCATTCAGGAATGGCTTCATCTCTAACATCTGCAGCACAACAGTGGTTATTTCCTTCTGCAAATGTCAACCACACTTCCCAACAGATGAACAATTACATCATATGAAAGAAACCCAAGCAGTCAGACCTCTCCTGGTACTGACATTAAGCATGTGCATTGGAAAGCATCAAGACATCAAGACGTTATCTTATCTGCAGCTGTGTTTCCCCAAAGGAACATAAGGTTTCTATAGTTGGAAGCTCAAAAATATGCCTTACAAACCTAAATAAACTCTTGTTATGGGCTTGCCAATCCCTGTGAGAGTAGATGGACATAGATATTTCACAATGGGATATGACATTCAGGGAATGAATGAATCAACATCACTAATGCAAGTGACCAAAGATAACCATGTAAGTGTTAGGAAGTACAAAAAATAACAATGCTTTTGCAATATCAGTTCAGAGACCATGTGTCACTGCTTTATGGCCCAATTGTTTATGGCACTATAATTCTTTATGACagtataatatattaatttgcATAGTGTTTTCTCTTGGTGAGCACCCAAATAAGTCAGCATTTTGTTTCGCCCTTTGTTTTATGATGAAAACTTATTTCTTGCAACTATATTCTTACTTTGCAGACATCATTCTCTTTGCTTCATTGGTTTTTTAGTCCTAGATAGTGCTCCAGAATTTACAAAAAttatcacatttttttttacagtgccACCGTAAGAGCTgacaaaaaaacctgaaatcttTAGTTCAAAACCTGTAATGTCTAAGAAAATTTCAGATTGCCTCTTGCTCCAATTTGAGTTGGTTTTTCCAGTCAGGtataatttctcttcttctaaTTCCATTTGACCTGCTTTTCATCATGACCTTATCTCCCACTTGCCCTTCACATGCTTTACTCAGTCCAAGTCCTCCCAAAACCCAGCTCATCACTGGAATTCTgtctcccttttctcctctaACCCCTAAGCTTCAGTACAAATGCCCTCAATAAAGTCTTCCATTATCTCTTCAGTTTCTCTCAGTTAAATTTCTCTAACTTAATGCCCTTAAACCTAGAAATCTTGATTTTTTCCTGTATAGCACAGATTTGTCCTCTTGAAACCTTTCAGGGAGGCAGATGTGGAACACAGAAGAAAGAGACAGTCTGAAGATCATGCACCTGAACATGCCTGATTTGACCAAAAGAGGTCTCTGCCAGGCCAGAGCTTGCTCAAAAGAAACTGTATTACAATTATGGCACTGTCACAAAACACGTTTTCCCAACACTGGAAATTCAGACTGATTTTTTACAATGAGCAAGAAACATACAATCACATGTGAAGTTCATGTGTCTACTGTGTTTAAAGTTTCTATTTCAAAGCAAGAAGTATATTAGAGAAGGCAAGCATTAGAGTTTTTAAGAAGAATGCTGTTTAAAGCAAGGGAAAAATGttgctaaatattttaatgtcaaAGGGAGAAAGTTCCACTTTGGTTGCCAACACATATATTTTCTAATCTGAAAAGATACTTACTCATAGGGACTTGCAAAAATTCTGCTCATGTGAAATACATCAATATACACACCGTGTCCTGTCCAGTACACCTCATACCCATCAGCACCTGTGGTGTTGCAATCCACAGTGACCTGTGAGCCTATAAAATTATGTTACAAAGTAAAGAGTTAATTTCTATGACCTAATTAAAGTCTACACAATCCTGTTCTCAGATTCACACATGCACACCAGCTAAGGATGACACTACACCCTTTCAAAAAAGTTACTCTAACAGAGGGTCTGTACTCTCAGTGATCCGCTGGTCCAGAAAGAGAATGGTAGGATGGAAGAATCCAGGAAGGAGATGCTCCTCTTGGGGCATCACTTTGCCTGCAGATTTGAGATGGATCTGTTCTTAGAATCATTTCCAGAGTGATGGAAAGCAACAGATGTGACAGATAATCACTTGAGTTCCTACAATTTTCCTTGCAGGTGAGAAATTTCTTTAGGACTTTGCAAGCAACATGCCTCGTTTCTTTCCCTCTCACCCCTCATTCCTTCTTTGGGAGATAAACAGAGAGAAACTGACCACTGAAGTcgtttttttcataaaataaaaacaagaaagcaCAGAATAGGACACTCCTTGAGAATACATTTTAACTAGGATAcaaattcatattttctctAGAGAAAACTACTTACCGAGTTCCACTTCAATGGAGTTGTTTCTTGGGTAAGTAATTTCTGGAGGCTTTTTTGGTGGGGTCACtatgcaaaagaaagaaagtgctTTTCAGAAAACCAGGGGCAGTTGCAGTCTGCTTTATGCTCTATAATGCAAGTACAACCTAAAAACACCCCTTGTACTAAAGATAAGGTTGTCAGCCATTTTATAACAAAGTATCACTCAGTACCAAAAGTACCATATCTCAGGTAGTCATTACTGCACATTTAGGTGAAAAACAGAAGTCCTAAGCATGTCCATCCACAAACTAGGTCCTTCCACTTTATTTACAAGCACAAACACAGTGAAATTATTTACTTACCTTCTACAACCAGACTGATGTCTCGTGAAATATTATATTGTTTCCCATTGTAGGTATATGTTGTTTCACACGTATAGTTCCCTCCATCATGTACAGTTACATTGAAAATTATAAGGTCACTGTTTGAAAGGACAAAcctttttccttccagcagctggcagTCCTAAAAGTGTGTAGAGAACTCTGTTAACTCACATCTCTGTATATTTCTATGGTTTGTCTCTCTTTGATACAATCTGAAGTTTCAATGGACCACAGCATAAGGATGGTTATGCAGAGGCTGAGGAAGAGTGAGGGTAGCAGAATATGAAGAAATGCATACTTCACTTCAGctgagattttaatttaaagataCCCCAGTTCATTCCCTTTGGAAAACAGTTTTTTATAttagagaaataataaattaaaatgtggGTTGTTAGTATTTGCAAAAGTATTCATCAATGAAGCATCACCCAATAATtagactttattttttaaggagCCTCAATGCTACTGGTATCACATGGACTGCATGAGCCAGAGGCAGGAATCTGGCAGAAGGCACTACATTCTTGCAACAGAAAGAGCCTTTGAAAGAGCATGAACAACAAGAACTAGAATAATGGAATAGAACAGTATTGAGCACTTAATGGAAATGCCATAGTAAATCTGTTTCCACCCAAGGCTGTGTTTCCCTGGCAGGTGAACAGATGCCACCTGGTGGGTAGCGGGTCAGCATCACTCCCACACCTCAGCTGAAATTCTGCCCTGATAATCAAGAATACCTTTAAAAGACAGAAAGTCTTAATCTTCTTccaatttgttttaaaagcatttttctccaACTTACAGTAAATCTTTAGTTCTTCTGTTCCAgttctcaaagatcactgatttttattataaataatggACAGCTATAAGACAGAATAAAATACTATATTCTCACCTTATACCAATGAACAGGATGAATATTCTTGTCTTTCCTGAAATAATCCAAGTGGGGACAAACAACTTTTGCAGAAGATGATGTGAATATCACCTCCTCTACagcaaatttttcatttaagcaTAAACCATCAATCCTTTCAAAAACTGTTACTTTTGTACACATTTTTTTGCAGCTTGTCAAATCCCTGCAATTAATAGAAC contains these protein-coding regions:
- the LOC118701902 gene encoding interleukin-1 receptor-like 2 isoform X2; the protein is MLKQSLVPDGQPLAIKCSLEKSLKSGDYNLTWYKVGNKRAVSRDKLSRVHQQKNLIWFLPATLEDSGDYECVIRDLTSCKKMCTKVTVFERIDGLCLNEKFAVEEVIFTSSSAKVVCPHLDYFRKDKNIHPVHWYKDCQLLEGKRFVLSNSDLIIFNVTVHDGGNYTCETTYTYNGKQYNISRDISLVVEVTPPKKPPEITYPRNNSIEVELGSQVTVDCNTTGADGYEVYWTGHGVYIDVFHMSRIFASPYEGETSYDGRPMHSVKLIISEVSSEDYEQPFVCQASNAFGQVASYIILKHRVPDIRRWLTGGLVSLLILTFITLIIYKIFKIDLVLWYRTSVCALTSKEDGKIYDAYVLYTKSSEGRSICCLETFVHRMLPDVLEKQCGYHLFILGRDDLPGEAVVSVADETLKQSRRLMIILGSETSRCCLLEDTSEQQLAMYNALIRDGIQVILIEMGEIQDYTSMPESIRYIKQKHGAIQWKGDFSEKSCSANTRFWKNVRYQMPPRKKGSYSEVYSFPLTSNSSAAKES
- the LOC118701902 gene encoding interleukin-1 receptor-like 2 isoform X1, with product MKSSTGRLSAQDVDRMAGEREKFNCLSWQNGQGNMTAKTLFSYNIATAFLSLIIAKKCEAYDVMLKQSLVPDGQPLAIKCSLEKSLKSGDYNLTWYKVGNKRAVSRDKLSRVHQQKNLIWFLPATLEDSGDYECVIRDLTSCKKMCTKVTVFERIDGLCLNEKFAVEEVIFTSSSAKVVCPHLDYFRKDKNIHPVHWYKDCQLLEGKRFVLSNSDLIIFNVTVHDGGNYTCETTYTYNGKQYNISRDISLVVEVTPPKKPPEITYPRNNSIEVELGSQVTVDCNTTGADGYEVYWTGHGVYIDVFHMSRIFASPYEGETSYDGRPMHSVKLIISEVSSEDYEQPFVCQASNAFGQVASYIILKHRVPDIRRWLTGGLVSLLILTFITLIIYKIFKIDLVLWYRTSVCALTSKEDGKIYDAYVLYTKSSEGRSICCLETFVHRMLPDVLEKQCGYHLFILGRDDLPGEAVVSVADETLKQSRRLMIILGSETSRCCLLEDTSEQQLAMYNALIRDGIQVILIEMGEIQDYTSMPESIRYIKQKHGAIQWKGDFSEKSCSANTRFWKNVRYQMPPRKKGSYSEVYSFPLTSNSSAAKES